One stretch of Armigeres subalbatus isolate Guangzhou_Male unplaced genomic scaffold, GZ_Asu_2 Contig1247, whole genome shotgun sequence DNA includes these proteins:
- the LOC134202507 gene encoding uncharacterized protein LOC134202507 has translation VKLKQEPVDLNQTNATGLGNLDHLKLPQIKLQTFGGNVEEWLSFRDLFSSLIHGKADLLEVEKFYYLKGCLQGEPKNLIDSLPITSANYNIAWDLLLKRYDNNKNLKKLQVQALFKLPCLTKESSSDLHTLVDGFERIVQTLDNIVQPADYRDLLLVNMLTTRLDPVTRRGWEEFSSTKQQDTVEKLSDYLQRRIRMLESLPVKAAESRSTPQWQQAGKPKATSMKSSYSTTQVVVGRCIVCGASHLLFQCSVFQAMPQFER, from the coding sequence TGGACTTGAATCAGACCAATGCGACTGGTCTCGGGAATCTTGATCATCTCAAGTTACCGCAGATCAAGCTCCAAACTTTTGGTGGAAACGTGGAAGAGTGGCTTAGTTTCCGCGATCTCTTTTCGTCCTTGATCCATGGCAAGGCGGATCTCCTTGAGGTAGAAAAATTCTACTACCTCAAGGGGTGTCTACAAGGGGAACCGAAGAATTTGATTGATTCTCTCCCGATCACCAGTGCCAACTACAATATCGCTTGGGATCTCCTACTCAAGCggtacgacaacaacaagaatctGAAAAAGCTGCAAGTGCAAGCGCTGTTCAAACTTCCCTGTTTGACGAAGGAGTCCTCTTCTGATCTGCACACACTCGTCGACGGCTTCGAGAGAATAGTTCAGACCTTGGACAATATAGTTCAACCCGCGGATTATCGGGATTTGCTGTTGGTTAATATGCTCACTACACGCTTGGATCCGGTTACGCGTCGTGGATGGGAGGAGTTTTCGTCCACCAAACAACAAGATACGGTGGAGAAGTTGAGCGATTACCTTCAGCGTCGCATTCGTATGCTGGAGTCTCTTCCAGTGAAGGCAGCGGAATCGAGAAGCACTCCCCAGTGGCAACAAGCAGGCAAACCCAAGGCAACCTCCATGAAGAGCAGCTACAGCACTACTCAGGTAGTAGTAGGACGATGCATAGTATGTGGCGCTAGTCACTTGCTGTTCCAGTGCAGCGTATTCCAAGCGATGCCCCAGTTCGAAAGGTAA